The Flavobacterium sp. N2270 genome contains the following window.
CGTCATAATCATTAGAGCATGACATTAATGTTATTAATAGACCGCTTAAAAAGTATATGTTTTTCATAAAAATTATTTTTAGCTAATATACTCAATATTTTAAATTTTGTTTGTTAGTTACTATTTTATATAAACATTTTACTTAATTTATTTAAGTACATTTGTTATATTAAAATAATATAGATCATAATGTCAGGTAATACTTTTGGAAAACTATTTAAACTAACAACTTTTGGTGAATCTCACGGTAATGCAATTGGTGGAATAATTGATGGTTGTCCTTCAGGAATAAAAATTGATTTTGAAGCAATTCAAATTGAAATGCAACGTAGAAAACCAGGTCAATCTTCAATTGTAACACAAAGAAAAGAAGAAGATGAAGTAATTTTTCATTCGGGTATTTTTGAAGGAATTACAACAGGAACTCCTATTGGTTTTTCAATATTAAATACTAATCAAAAATCTAAAGATTATTCAGATATTAAAGATACCTATCGTCCTAGTCATGCTGATTATGTTTACGATAAAAAATACGGAATAAGAGATTATAGAGGTGGTGGAAGAAGTTCTGCAAGAGAAACAGCCTGTAGAGTGGTTGGTGGTGCAATAGCCAAACAAGTTATCCCAAATATTAAAATTAATGCATTTGTATCTTCTGTAGGTGAAATATTTATAGATAAACCCTATCAAGATTTAGATTTTTCAAAAATTGAGGATAACTCCGTTCGTTGTCCTGATGAAGCAACTGCTTTAAAAATGGAAAATTTTATCAAAGAAATAAAGAAACAAGGCGATTCAGTTGGAGGAACTGTCACTTGTGTAATTCAAAATGTTCCAATTGGTCTAGGAGAACCTGTTTTTGATAAATTGCACGCAGAACTTGGTAAAGCAATGCTTTCTATTAATGCAGTTAAAGGTTTTGAATACGGAAGTGGTTTCTGTGGTTCTAAAATGAAAGGTAGCGATCATAATGATTTATATAATTCAGACGGAACTACTAAATCTAATTTATCTGGTGGAATTCAAGGAGGAATTAGCAACGGTATGGATATTTATTTTAGAGTAGCTTTTAAACCTGTAGCAACTTTAATTCAAAAACAACAAGTTTTAGATATTAAAGGAAATATAATAGAACAACAAGGTAAAGGAAGACACGACCCATGTGTTGTTCCTAGAGCTGTTCCAATAGTTGAAGCAATGGCTGCATTGGTGATAACTGATGCGTTTATTTTAAACAAAAAGTAAGAATATTATTATTTATTGAATAATGATAATTTCGATATTTTAATTAAAAATAAAATTTAAATTCAATAAATTTTATTTTTTTTGATGTAAAATATATTTTTAATGCCAATTATTGACAGTTTTTTATATTTTATATAATTATCTATTGTACAGATTTTTATATTCGTTTTCGATTTAATTTTGTTTAAATTCTAAACTATAAAATATGAAAAAAATTACTTTAACGAAGAGTTTCAAAAAGTTTGTTATTCTTTCAATTTGCTTTCTAAGCAGTTTCTCATTTTATGCCCAAAATGATTATTATTCAATAATTTCGGGAACAAGTACTTCTCAAAATGGTAGAGCGCCTCAAGGAGCAAGAAATATTACAAGAAGTATTTGGTTAATTACGGCTGCTGAAATGACTGCAGCTGGATTTACCAGTGGGCAAGATATTTCAGGAATTGGCTTTACATATCAGACGGGACAAGATGTTACTACTACTGGAAATGCAATATTTTATATGCAAAATACTACAAATACTACAAACTCAAAAAGTACTACCTGGGCTACTGCAATCTCAGGAATGACAACTGTTAGTAATGCGCCTATTACACTTCCAACAGCTGCTGGAGAATTTGATTATTCTTTCTCAGGAGGTTCAACTTTTACTTATACAGGAGGAGGTCTTTATATTGCTTTTGATTATCAAAATTTAACTAACCCATTATCAAGTTTAAACACAGCATATTGTAATACTACATTAACTAATGGATTAAAAGGGGCTATGTCTGCAGCTGGAAGTACTACAGCTCCAACAACGACCACTGCTTCTAGTTTTAGACCAGAAACAAGATTAGGTATACCAGTTTCTTGTGCTAGACCTACAAGTGTTAAGTATGTTAATGGTGGTAATACTTTAACAAGTGCAACTTTATCATGGAATCCTGCTGGTGGAGCAAATGTTGATATTGAATATGGATTATATGGTTATACACAAGGAAGTGGTATTAATAGTTTTGCAAACGTTTCTTCTCCATACTCTTTAAGTGGTCTTACAGCTAATACAGTTTATGACTTTTATGTTAGAACAAATTGCGGTACTGGCTATAGTGTTTGGAATGGACCTTATGCTTTCTCAACTTTATTTGATGCTGCAAATGTTCCTTATAATACAAGCTTTGAACATGAGATTTTACCTTTTGTAGGTTGGACAACTCCAAATGTAACTCCTGTAGCTGGTGATTGGTCTATTGGATATTACGGAGCTGGAGCACTTGTTCAAGAAGGTAATTCATCTGTCGTTTCTGTTACTCCTGCGGCCGCGGCGGCAAATAATTGGATGTTTTCTAGAGGTGTTAACTTGGTTGCTGGAGAACAAGCTACAATTACTTATTATTTAAGTAATTACCAAAGTGGTACAACTGCAACAGGGAATTATCAATTAACTGTAGGAAATGCTCAAAATTCTGCAGCTCAAACTACAATTTTAGCAGATGAAACTGGTGTTTCAGTTGCTGCATTTACTTTAAAAACATTTACTTTCACACCTTCTACTTCTGGAGTTTATTATTTTGGATTTAGAAATTATACACCTTTAAATGCTGCGGGTACTCATGCTATTATTGTTGATAATTTTACTGTTGATCAAACGTTATCTAATAATAGTTTTGTAGAATCTCAATTTAAAGTTTATCCTAATCCGGTTAAAGATATTTTATCTGTAGAAAACGATCTTAATACAGTTTCTAAATTAACTATTTCAGATATAAATGGAAGAGTTGTAAAGGTTATTGAAATTGATTCAGATAGAGTTAATGTAAACATTTCTGAATTACAAAGAGGTGTTTATATTGCTCAATTTGTTTCTGACCAAGGAAGCTTTACAAAGAAAATTATAAAAGAGTAATTAAAAATTTATTTAAAAAAGAAAACGACCAATTTATTGGTCGTTTTCTTTTTTCTTTTTGTCTGTATTCATTAAAAGCATTACTGCTCCAACAAGCCCAAGAATTACTAATGAAAATATTACTATCATAATAAAAGCACCATTTCCCCAGTTTACTAAAGGTATAAATAAATTTTTCATAGTTGTTACTTTAATTTTAACAAATGTATAATCATAAAAGTACTCTAAAAATGATAATTATCATAAAAATTTTGCTTTCAATTCTGGAGTCGGAATCATACAGGCTTCTTTTTTGCCGTACCATTTATAACGATTTTTTGCAATATAATCGTAAACAATATTCTTAATGCTATTTGGAATAAAGTTTAAATAACCTAATAAAGAGTAAATTCCGGATAAGTTTTTAGCAATTGTAAGAGCTGCTTCAGCTTTATACGAATAGGATAATCCAGGTTCGTAAAGAATTATAGAATCAATTTTTGAAGTATCAACTCCAATGTGTTTTATGATTTTCTGTCCTAATTCAGATTGAATGGCAACAAATCTAAAAATATCTTTTTTATCGTGCTTATAAATAAATTGTACTGATGCATCACATAAATTACAAACGCCATCAAATAGAATTATTTTTTTATCAACTGGTAAATTTTCAATTTCCATAATGTATTATTTGTTATTTAGGTTGAACGTATTCTAATTCGTCTAAACTTACTTTTGAAGTAAAAATACCATAATTTACTGTTGCTTTCTTCTTTTCAATTTTATCAATTGTTCCTACGGCTTTTCCATCGTTCATTCGAACTCTATCTCCAACTTTTAAAATTACTTTTGGTTTATTTTCTTCTTCAATTTTGGCTTTTATTTTCTTTTCTTTTTTCTCTTTTCGAATCTCTTCAACTTTAACTTTTATTTCTTCGATAACAACCTTTTCAACTTTTTCTTTTACCTTTTTTTCTTTTGGTGTAAGTTTTTTACGTTTTGAATTTTCTATTTCAACCATTTTCAAAACTTCAGACATCAAGGTCTTCTTGTTTTTAGAATTAAAATACTTTTCAGAAAGATCATCAATTTTTTGACCTAAATAAACTAAACGCTGATTGGCATCATAAACTTCTTGATAACGCTCTAATTTTTCTTGAATTTTTGCATTAATGTTTTCCATTTTTTGGCTTTCTTCTCTCGCCTTTATTTCTTCTTCTTTAAGGTTTTGGGAAGTCTTTTCTAATTTAGAACGTTCTTTTTGTAAAGTAGCAATGGTTTTATCAAAACGTACTTTCCCTTTTTCAATTTTTTTCTTAGCTCTGTTTATTAAACCAAATGGAATTCCGTTTTTTTGAGCAACTTCAAATGTAAATGAACTTCCGGCCTGACCTAAATGCAATTTATACATAGGTTCTAACGATTTTTCGTCAAATTGCATGTTGGCATTTATAGCATAAGGTAATTCGTTTGCTAATATTTTTAAATTGCTATAATGTGTTGTAATGATTCCAAAAGCTTCACGAGCATAAAACTCTTCTAAAAATGTTTCTGCTAAAGCTCCACCTAATTCAGGATCAGAACCTGTACCGAATTCGTCAATTAAAAATAACGTTTTTGAATTACACTTTTTTAAGAAGTAATTCATGTTTTTTAATCGGTAACTATAAGTACTTAAGTGATTTTCAATTGATTGATTATCGCCAATATCAGTTAGAATTCTATCGAATAAAAAAGTTTCACTTCGTTCGTGAACCGGTATTAAAATTCCGCATTGCAACATTAATTGTAATAAACCAATGGTTTTAAGCGTAATACTTTTTCCTCCAGCATTTGGTCCTGAAATTACAATAATTCTACCTTCGTTATTTAATTCAATTGTTTGTGGATAAGTGACAGCATTCTTTGCCTTATTGTTTAAATATAAAATAGGGTGGAAGGCTTCTCTAAAAAACAAACGTTTTTCATTTGTAATTGTAGGTAATATTCCATTAATCGTGTTTGCATATTTAGCTTTTGCAGCAATTACATCTATATCGCTTAAAAACTCTTGATAATCGCTTAATGTTTCTCTAAAAGGTCTGATTTCATTAGTTAAACGTTTTAAAATACGTACAATTTCTTCACGTTCTTCATATTCTAATGCATTTAACTCTCTCGAATATCTTAATGTAGCTTCAGGTTCAATATAAGCAATACTTCCTGTTTTTGAATTTCCTAAAATACTTCCTTTTACTTTTTTTCGGTACATGGCTAAAACGGCCAAAACTCTACGATTTTCAACTACAGTTTCTTTAATATCATCTAAGTATCCAGCTGCATTATATTGGCTTAAAGCCATTCCAAAACTTTGATTGATTTTTCCACGAACCAATTGAATACTTTTTCGAATGTGTAATAAATCGGGAGAAGCATTATTTTTTAATTCGCCATATTTATCAAAAACAGCATCAATTTTTTCTAAAATGTATTTGCATTGTTCAACTTCGGCAGATTTATGATATAATGTTGGATAATAGTCTTGGAATTTCTTTAAAAAACGAAGTAATTGAATAGCAGTATCAGTTATTCCTGCAATTTTTTTAAAACTTATTTGCTCTAAAAAACTATCTTCAATTTTAAGAAATTTCAATTCATATGAAATGACCTCAAAGCCATGATTAGGAATTGCATTATTATTGGTAAATGAAGCTACATATTCTGAAGTATGTTGTAACTCATTTAATAAGGTTTCTTTGTCCTTAAAAGGTACAATTTGAAGTGCTTTTTCAATACCAATTTCAGTATTACATTTACTAGAAATGGTTTCTAAAATGGTATTAAATTCTAAATCCTGAAGTGTTTTATTGGTAACTGAAATCATGTGTTCTTTTTCAAAGTGGTAAAGTTACAAAGTATAAAGTTTTAAAGTAATTATATTTGCAATAAAAATGATTATGAACATACATCCATCTTGGCAAAATGCCCTTTCAAAAGAGTTAGAGAAACCTTATTTTCTTCAATTAATGGAATATGTTGATGATGAGTACGAAAAAAATATTTGTTTTCCACCAAAAGAACTGATTTTTAATGCTTTTAATTTATGCTCTTTTGATGATTTGAAAGTTGTAATTATTGGTCAAGATCCTTATCATGGAACTGGCGAGGCAAATGGATTGTGCTTTTCGGTGAATGATAATGTGAAAATTCCACCTTCTTTAAGAAATATTTTTGCTGAAATTAATTCAGATTTAGAACGTATTATGTTGCCAACATCGGGTAATTTAGAACATTGGGCAAAGCAAGGTGTGTTGTTACTAAATGCTACTTTAACGGTAAGGAAAGATGAAGCAAACAGTCATAAACATTTAGATTGGCAAAAATTTACAGATGCTGTGATTCAAACCATTTCAAATGAAAAAGAACATGTTGTTTTTTTACTTTGGGGAAGTTTTGCTCAAAAGAAAATAAAGTTCATTGATGAAAATAAACACTTTGTTTTACAATCTGGCCACCCATCTCCTTTAAGTGCAAACCGAGGTTTTTGGTTTGGAAATAAACATTTCAGCAAATCGAATGATTTTTTAATAAAAAATAAAAAGACACCAATAACATGGTAATTATAAATTTTTAGCCATTTGATTTATGAATTTTAATTGGCTTTCAATTTGTTTTTCTTCATTTTGCTTTTTTAAATCTTCTATACTATTAAAAAAATCAGAATTTAGACTTAAAAAATCAATATTAAAGTGGCTGTCTTCTGTAATAAGTAGCTTATTGTTATTATTGTCTGATATTATATTCATTTTATAATTAAATTTCTTTCCTTCCAAATATTTTCCTTCTAGAACATTTATGATTGATTTTTTTTGTTTATCAGATATATATGAAAAAATATATTTTATGTAGAATAATTCGTTTTTGTAAAAATGAAATTCACATTTAACTCTTTCGTTCGCAAATTTTAATCTGTAGAATAAAATAGACATTTCGTTAATAACATGATTTTCAATTATATAGATAGGTTCTCCGTATATTTTTTTAGTTTGTGAAATTGTGTATTTAAATGTAACCGTTGAATCTTCAAGGATATTTTTATTTGTATTTTGGTTATATACTGCTAGCGATGTTGCATTTAACAATTTAACATAGGTAGCAATGTTTGTAGTATATTTATCAATTAATTGTCTGTAATAATACCTTGAAAAGTAATATTCTTTTTGTTTAAAAAAAAGTTTTTTTACTCGTTTTGTTAAATTCATTTAAGATTGAAGGTTATGCTTGTATTGATTAAGTACAATGTAAATTTGGATCAATTCAAAGGTATTTAAGAAATATAGTTATTACATATAGTAATTCTATAATTTTTCTTAAAAAAGTTAATTGAAAGTAAGTTCTCCTAATATTTCTTCTTTCATGAATGGACCACCTGGAAATTTTGCAGTATAATCTAAGTTTAACCATATTTTTCCACGTTCATCGATATGGTAATGAATTTCTTTATTTTTACTTTCTTCAACAAATAAAACTTCTTTAATTAGGTAAACTGCAGTTTCTAAATCGTTTTTATCGCCAATAAGCATTTCAGGATACATGTGTCCACCTGTGTGGATTATTCTTGGGGTTCCACCAATAGCTTTTATACAAGCTGACATTAGTATAGCATGATCATCACAATCGCCTGAAAAATGTTGAATACTTTCAGATGCAGCGGCTATGTACTCTTGACCTTTTGGATCATTTACATAATTCCAGCGTTGTTTTATTTCTTTAAAAACAGCAAAACACTGAATTAGCTTTCTGTCTTTTGCATGGCCTTTGATGTCTTTAAAGTGTTTTGTGGTTGCATATAATGCAAAATTTCGAACTTTTGGATTGGTAAAATTTACGGCATCAATAATTTTTGATTTATTAGGGAATGGCAATAATTTAGAAATAATTAAATCTTGTGGATGTGGATCTTCTTGCATTGAATATATCATGGAACGATAATCTTCAAAAACGCGTTGAAAGCCATATTCTCCAAATAATGTTCCGTAAATAAGTGTAATTATATAGAAAAATATACAAATTACAATTATTGTTTTTAATGTTCTTAAAATGAGTTGAATAAGAATTAATATTCCTATAAAAATAAAAATTCGATCTAAGTTTATTGGCCAATTAAATTCAATAATATTATGATGAACAATTAAAAAAGTAGGTATTGCAATAAGAATGTTTAATAAAAAAATTACAATACTATCCCATGGCTTTGGCAAAGAAAGCTTTTCCTTAAGTTTTGTAAAAGAAATGGGATCAATTTTAACCATTGTGTTTAAAACGATAAAAATAAGTAATTATTTAGCTATAGTTTCAAACGGAACTCTTTTTTCAATAATATTTAACGTATATAATTGTTCTTGTACTTTATTAAGTGTTTTTTTATCGATTTGTTTTTGTGACCAATGGGTTAAAGACAACCATTCTTGTATATCTTCAATTTTCTGATTGTATTTTGAAGCTAACATTCTATCGATACTTGGAATCATTTTAAATTCTGAAGTTGTAGTATTTATAATTTCTAATATTTGTTCAATTACATGAGGTTTTTCTTCTAAAATTTCATTTCGTACAGCAATTACAAAACAAGGCCATGGAGTAGGACAGTCAGCAATTTTTCTAAATGTTCCATTATCTACTAAAGGTTTAGTCATAAAACGTTCCCACATGAAATAATCTGCTTTTTCATTAGTTAAAGCTTCAACAGCGCCGTCTATAGTATTTACAACTTCAAATTGAAGATTATTAGTATCCCAATTATTGTTTTGTGCGTTTACATAACTCATTAAATGTGAGCCGGATCCAAAACGAGAAATAGCTGCTTTTGTGTTTTCTAGATCAGAAATTTTTTCAAATTTTGAATTAGCTGCAACATGAATTCCCCAAATAAGTGGACTTTTTACATAAACCTGAACAATTTTTGTCTCATTTCCAGCAATAATATCTTTTACAATTCCTTCAGTTAGAATTACTGCAATGTCTGTTTCTTTATCGCGAAGCATTTGGCACATTTTGCCTGTTCCTTCAGGGACATCTATCCATTGTAAATCAATTCCAACTTCTTCAAAATCACCATCAACTATGCACATTTGCCAAGGCAAATTGAAATGTTCTGGTACGCCTGCTATTTTTATTGTTTTCATGTCATTGAGAGGAACGAGGGATTCTCATTCCGATTTTTATTACTAATTACTTTTTTATAATGACTTAATAGGATTCACCATTTGCCACCATTTCCATGACGCTCCGTGTTGATCTAAATAATCTTCTATGAATTTCATACCACATTTATTCAAAACATGATTAGAAGCACCGTTTTCGGCATGAGTATAAGCATTCATTACATCAATATTCATTTCATTAAAACCATGATCTAACCACGCATTTGTTGCTTCTGTAGCAAATCCTTTATTCCAAAATTTTTCGTTTAAACGATAACCGTAATCATAGAAATTTGTATTTCCATTTTCTACGTGGTCATCGATATATTTAATTCCTGTCCAACCAATTAACTCACCAGTTTCTTTAATTATTGTTGAGAAGCGTCCAATTTTATTTCTTTGATACTGTTTACGAACCATATCAATGTAAGAATGAATCTCATCAATAGTTGTAAACGGTTTTTGCCAAAGATAAATATGAACATTTGGGTTAGAATCCATATCAAATAAAGCTTCTGCATCTTCATGACGCATTTCTCGCATTATAAGTCTTTCAGTTTCAAGAATTAAATTCATTTATCTGCATTTTAAATTTGAAATTATAATTCGATACCCATCTGGATCTAA
Protein-coding sequences here:
- the aroC gene encoding chorismate synthase, which gives rise to MSGNTFGKLFKLTTFGESHGNAIGGIIDGCPSGIKIDFEAIQIEMQRRKPGQSSIVTQRKEEDEVIFHSGIFEGITTGTPIGFSILNTNQKSKDYSDIKDTYRPSHADYVYDKKYGIRDYRGGGRSSARETACRVVGGAIAKQVIPNIKINAFVSSVGEIFIDKPYQDLDFSKIEDNSVRCPDEATALKMENFIKEIKKQGDSVGGTVTCVIQNVPIGLGEPVFDKLHAELGKAMLSINAVKGFEYGSGFCGSKMKGSDHNDLYNSDGTTKSNLSGGIQGGISNGMDIYFRVAFKPVATLIQKQQVLDIKGNIIEQQGKGRHDPCVVPRAVPIVEAMAALVITDAFILNKK
- a CDS encoding T9SS type A sorting domain-containing protein, giving the protein MKKITLTKSFKKFVILSICFLSSFSFYAQNDYYSIISGTSTSQNGRAPQGARNITRSIWLITAAEMTAAGFTSGQDISGIGFTYQTGQDVTTTGNAIFYMQNTTNTTNSKSTTWATAISGMTTVSNAPITLPTAAGEFDYSFSGGSTFTYTGGGLYIAFDYQNLTNPLSSLNTAYCNTTLTNGLKGAMSAAGSTTAPTTTTASSFRPETRLGIPVSCARPTSVKYVNGGNTLTSATLSWNPAGGANVDIEYGLYGYTQGSGINSFANVSSPYSLSGLTANTVYDFYVRTNCGTGYSVWNGPYAFSTLFDAANVPYNTSFEHEILPFVGWTTPNVTPVAGDWSIGYYGAGALVQEGNSSVVSVTPAAAAANNWMFSRGVNLVAGEQATITYYLSNYQSGTTATGNYQLTVGNAQNSAAQTTILADETGVSVAAFTLKTFTFTPSTSGVYYFGFRNYTPLNAAGTHAIIVDNFTVDQTLSNNSFVESQFKVYPNPVKDILSVENDLNTVSKLTISDINGRVVKVIEIDSDRVNVNISELQRGVYIAQFVSDQGSFTKKIIKE
- a CDS encoding thiol-disulfide oxidoreductase DCC family protein: MEIENLPVDKKIILFDGVCNLCDASVQFIYKHDKKDIFRFVAIQSELGQKIIKHIGVDTSKIDSIILYEPGLSYSYKAEAALTIAKNLSGIYSLLGYLNFIPNSIKNIVYDYIAKNRYKWYGKKEACMIPTPELKAKFL
- a CDS encoding endonuclease MutS2 — its product is MISVTNKTLQDLEFNTILETISSKCNTEIGIEKALQIVPFKDKETLLNELQHTSEYVASFTNNNAIPNHGFEVISYELKFLKIEDSFLEQISFKKIAGITDTAIQLLRFLKKFQDYYPTLYHKSAEVEQCKYILEKIDAVFDKYGELKNNASPDLLHIRKSIQLVRGKINQSFGMALSQYNAAGYLDDIKETVVENRRVLAVLAMYRKKVKGSILGNSKTGSIAYIEPEATLRYSRELNALEYEEREEIVRILKRLTNEIRPFRETLSDYQEFLSDIDVIAAKAKYANTINGILPTITNEKRLFFREAFHPILYLNNKAKNAVTYPQTIELNNEGRIIVISGPNAGGKSITLKTIGLLQLMLQCGILIPVHERSETFLFDRILTDIGDNQSIENHLSTYSYRLKNMNYFLKKCNSKTLFLIDEFGTGSDPELGGALAETFLEEFYAREAFGIITTHYSNLKILANELPYAINANMQFDEKSLEPMYKLHLGQAGSSFTFEVAQKNGIPFGLINRAKKKIEKGKVRFDKTIATLQKERSKLEKTSQNLKEEEIKAREESQKMENINAKIQEKLERYQEVYDANQRLVYLGQKIDDLSEKYFNSKNKKTLMSEVLKMVEIENSKRKKLTPKEKKVKEKVEKVVIEEIKVKVEEIRKEKKEKKIKAKIEEENKPKVILKVGDRVRMNDGKAVGTIDKIEKKKATVNYGIFTSKVSLDELEYVQPK
- the ung gene encoding uracil-DNA glycosylase, which produces MIMNIHPSWQNALSKELEKPYFLQLMEYVDDEYEKNICFPPKELIFNAFNLCSFDDLKVVIIGQDPYHGTGEANGLCFSVNDNVKIPPSLRNIFAEINSDLERIMLPTSGNLEHWAKQGVLLLNATLTVRKDEANSHKHLDWQKFTDAVIQTISNEKEHVVFLLWGSFAQKKIKFIDENKHFVLQSGHPSPLSANRGFWFGNKHFSKSNDFLIKNKKTPITW
- a CDS encoding transglutaminase, with protein sequence MVKIDPISFTKLKEKLSLPKPWDSIVIFLLNILIAIPTFLIVHHNIIEFNWPINLDRIFIFIGILILIQLILRTLKTIIVICIFFYIITLIYGTLFGEYGFQRVFEDYRSMIYSMQEDPHPQDLIISKLLPFPNKSKIIDAVNFTNPKVRNFALYATTKHFKDIKGHAKDRKLIQCFAVFKEIKQRWNYVNDPKGQEYIAAASESIQHFSGDCDDHAILMSACIKAIGGTPRIIHTGGHMYPEMLIGDKNDLETAVYLIKEVLFVEESKNKEIHYHIDERGKIWLNLDYTAKFPGGPFMKEEILGELTFN
- a CDS encoding substrate-binding domain-containing protein, which translates into the protein MKTIKIAGVPEHFNLPWQMCIVDGDFEEVGIDLQWIDVPEGTGKMCQMLRDKETDIAVILTEGIVKDIIAGNETKIVQVYVKSPLIWGIHVAANSKFEKISDLENTKAAISRFGSGSHLMSYVNAQNNNWDTNNLQFEVVNTIDGAVEALTNEKADYFMWERFMTKPLVDNGTFRKIADCPTPWPCFVIAVRNEILEEKPHVIEQILEIINTTTSEFKMIPSIDRMLASKYNQKIEDIQEWLSLTHWSQKQIDKKTLNKVQEQLYTLNIIEKRVPFETIAK
- a CDS encoding GNAT family N-acetyltransferase, which gives rise to MNLILETERLIMREMRHEDAEALFDMDSNPNVHIYLWQKPFTTIDEIHSYIDMVRKQYQRNKIGRFSTIIKETGELIGWTGIKYIDDHVENGNTNFYDYGYRLNEKFWNKGFATEATNAWLDHGFNEMNIDVMNAYTHAENGASNHVLNKCGMKFIEDYLDQHGASWKWWQMVNPIKSL